A segment of the Aromatoleum aromaticum EbN1 genome:
GCATTCCGCCCGCCGTTCGCACCTCTACAGCGTCGCTGCTCATCATTCCGGCATCCCGTCCTGATGCGGGAACGGCGCTTGCTATTGGCGACTGCAGCCCTAACTTTTGACGGAGGCCCCTCCATGAACCCGCTGATGCGCAAACTATCCCCGAGTGCAACCCATATGATCCGCACCGACCACTCGCACGTGTTGTCGGTTTTCCATCAATATGAAACCGACACCTCGCCACAGACCAAGAAGGCGCTCGTGAACAGCGCGTGCCTGTCGCTCGAGATCCACGCCCAGCTCGAGGAGGAAATCTTTTACCCGGCGATGCGGCAGGCGATGGCCGAAAGCGCGACGGTCGACAAGTCCGTCAGCGAGCACGAGGAAATGCGGCGTCTGATCACGCAGCTGCGCGGCATGGAGCCGACGGACCCGCAATACGACGAGACTTTCATGAGCCTGATGCGCGACGTACTGCATCACGCGGCCGAGGAAGAGACCATCATGCTGCCGAAGGCTGAACGCCTGCTCGGCAACCGGCTCGCGGAACTCGGCGCAGAGATGATGAAGCGCCGGCTCGAACTGTCCGCGCCACATGCCGGGGAGATCGCGATGAACGGCGTGCGCACGATGCAGACCGGCACCCTGGTAATGACCACCGGGGCTGCGGTAGCGGGCGCGTACCTCCTCAAGAAGGTGTTCGAGCGGGGCCACCATCACGCCTGACGAACAGAACAATCGAGCCGCTTACTCTACGTAGCAACTACACGAAGGCCACGGGCTCCCAAAAGCCGTGGCCTTCGTAGTTCGCATCATCGATTTACGGGCCATCGATTTACGGGCGCAGCGCCACCGGCGGCCATGGCGCGAGCAGCGCTGGCGTCGCCATGTCGGGCGGCATCTCGAAATCCTTGCGCGCCGCGCCGCGCATCGCCACCGGCGGCAGCGGCAGGCCGCGCCGTTCGTGGTAGTCGCGGATCGGCGGGCGTCCCCGCCGCTCGATGCGGTCCAGTGCGTTCGCGCAGCCTGCGTCGAGCGCGGCGACCGCGGCCACCGCGCCAAGCAGCGCGCGCGAGGCGGGCGGGCGGGCATTGCGCGCATTGCCGAGCGCGGCGAAATCGAACGCGTCGCCGGCCACCCGCACCCACATCCACGGTCCCGGCCGGCGCGCGGCAAGGATACCGATGCCGGTGACGATCTCACGCACGCCGCACGCGCGTACAAAGCGCTCGTTGCCGCGCATCCCGGCCGCCCCGGCCACGAGGCGTGGCATCAGCACCTGCGCGACGCCGAGCCCGATGCTGAACCAGCCGAGGCCGCGTGCGGCGGCGCGGGTGCGGCGGTGACGGGCCGGAGTTCTCGTGAAGGCAGTCGCACTCATCGCTCATCTCCTCAGGGCTTCAGGGCTTCAGGGCTTCAGGACGACCTTGATGCAGCCGTCCTTCTTGTCGCGAAACGTCTTGTACATTTCCGGCCCGTCCTCGAGCGCGGCAACGTGCGTGACGACGAAAGTCGGGTCGATCTGCCCTTCCTCGATGCGGCGCAGCAGATCGGCGGTCCAGCGATTGACGTGGGTCTGACCGGTGCGCAGCGTCAGCCCCTTGTTCATCAGCGCGCCGAACGGCAGCTTGTCGATCAGCCCGCCATACACGCCCGGCACCGACAGCGTGCCGGCCGGGCGGCACACGTAGATCATCTCGCGCAGCACATGCGGCCGGTCGGTTTCGAGCATGATCGCCTGCTTCGCGCGGTCGTACAGCGAGTCGAGCGACTGCGTCGCGTGGGCTTCCATGCCGACCGCGTCGATGCACTTCTCCGGCCCCTTGCCGCCGGTCAGTTCGTTGAGCCGCTCGATAACGCTCTCGTCCTCGCAGTTGATCGTCGTCGCCCCTCCGGCCTGCGCCATGCCGAGGCGTTCGGGAACGCGGTCGATCGCGATGACCTGCTTCGCGCCGAGCAGCACGGCGCTGCGGATCGCGAACTGCCCCACCGGCCCCGCGCCCCAGATCGCGACCGTGTCGGTCGGCTGGATGTCGCACTGCACCGCCGCTTGCCAGCCGGTCGGCAGGATGTCGCCGAGGAACAGCACCTGGTCGTCGGAAAGTCCGCTCGTGATCTTCACCGGCGCGACGTCGGCATACGGCACGCGCACGTACTCGGCCTGCCCACCCGCATAACCGCCGGTCAGGTGCGTGTAGCCGAAAAGCCCCGCCGTCGAATGTCCGAAAGTCTTGTCGGCAAGCGCCTTGTTGCGGTTGCTGCGTTCGCAGACGGAAAAGTTGCCGCGGCGACACTGCTCGCATTCACCGCAGCAGATCGTGAATGGCACGACGACGCGGTCGCCGACCTTGAGGCGGTGGTCCGCGGCGCCGACCTCGACGACTTCGCCCATGAACTCGTGACCGAGGATGTCGCCCGACTCCATGCCCATCATGAAGCCGTCGTAGAGATGAAGATCCGAACCGCAGATCGCGCAGCTCGTCACCTTGACGATCGCATCGCGCGGATCCTCTATGCGCGGATCGGGAACGGTGTCGTAGCGGACGTCCTTCTTGCCATGCCAGCAAAGCGCTTTCATCGGGTGGCTCCTTCGATTCCCGGTATATATTTCGGGGACGGCGCCGCCCCTGCGGCGATCGGCGTCTCGCGCGTCCGCAGCAAGCGTCATTCCTGTCCCGACCCCGAACGCGGCTGTCGGCACGAGGAAAAAGTCGGTGGAAGAAGTGCGCGGAGCGCAAAATGCTTGGTTGCACGAATTCCAGTGCGAGGGGCTATTCATGAGGAAAGTATTGGGCTACTGGTTCGGCGTGCTGCGCCGCACCGTGAATTACTGGCTCGACAGCGACGCGTTCATCCATGCCGCGGCGCTCGCGTTCTTCACCGTGTTCTCGGTCGCGCCGGTCGTCATCATCGTCGTCAGCATCGTCGGCGCAGTGCTCGGCGAGGATGCGGCACGCGGCCAGATCGCCGCGCAGCTCGAACAGGCGATCGGCCCGGAGGCCGCCCAAGCGGTGCAGACCGCGGTCGCAAGCAGCCGGCTGGAAGCCACCGGCCTGCTGCCGACGCTCGTCGGCATCGGCGCGATGCTGTTCGGTGCGACGACCGTGTTCGCGCAGATGCAGCGCTCGCTGAACGCGATCTGGGGAGTGATGGCGAAACCCTCGCGCAGCAGCGTCTTCCTGCTCGTCAAGGCGCGCCTGCTGTCGCTGATGGTGGTGCTGGCGATCGGCTTCGTGCTGCTGGTATCGCTGCTGCTGAGCGTGATCGTGAACTCGCTCATCGCCTTCGCGAGCGACTGGCTCCCGGTGCCGGCCCCGCTGCTTGCGGGCGTCGAGACGGTGGTGTCGCTCGCAGTCGTCACGCTGCTGTTCGGGACGATTTTCCGCGTGCTGCCGGACGTGATCCTGCGCTGGAAGGACGTCGCGCTGGGCGCCTTCGTCACGGCGGCGCTATTCACGTTCGGCCGGTCGCTGATCGCGCTGTACCTGGCGAAGACGGCGCCGGCTTCCACTTATGGCGCCGCGGGCTCGCTGGTGCTGCTGTTGTTATGGGTGAACTATTCGTCACTGATCCTGCTGTTCGGCGCGGCGTTCACGCGCGCGCATCGGGAGGGCCGCGGATTGCCTATCCGGCCACGCCACTCAGCGGTACTGGTGCATACCGAAGTGGTCGAGGAAAAAGTTTCCGACCTCGAAGGCCGGCCGCCGCCAGCCCGGTCGTCGCCCGTGTGACGATGGAACTCGAGCAGCGAGTCATGCATCGGCCGCGGCCTTCAGTACGATCTCGAAGTCCGGGCCCGGATCGAGCGACAGCACGAGCGCGGCGAAGCGCAGCCGCGCCGCCTCGAGCGATGCTGCGCTCCAGCCGGAACCTTCAGTCACGAAAGGGCCTTCCGGGTGGAAATTCCACTGCGTCGGCCCGATGATCGCGTACTCGGCGACGCGCTCGCCGTCGAGCTGCACCGCGTGCAGCACCAGGCCGCGCGCGGTCTCGACCCACGCGAGCCCTGCCCCGTCACCGAGCGGCGCCGCGTCGAGCAGCGTCGGCATGTCGGGCGCGAGCGGGTGACGCAGACGGCTTGCGCAATCTGCCAGATCGATGACCCGCGCAAACAGGCGCGCCGCGATGCGGTGGCCTTTCGTCAGCAGGATGCGCACGAGCATCGAACCGGCATGGCGCGCGAGCACGCCGGTTTCATGCGCCTGCCCGTGCAGCGACGGCGTGCGACAGAACTGCGGCGAAGGCAGCCCCCCGAGCATCTCTCCCCAGGTCTGCGCCGACAGCGGCGGCAGCAGCGGCACGGCATCGTGCTCGGAAGTGGAAGTGCCGATTTCGATCAGGTCGGCGAGCGCCTCGCCGATCGTGCCGCCTCGCCGGGCACGTTCGACGAACTCGCGCAACGCCGTCGGCTCGCGCGTCGCGCGAAAGAAACCGCCGAGCAGCTCGACCGCGACCAGGTCGAGCAGGTCGCCGCCCAGTTCGTAGGCTGCCCGCCCGTCGCGGACCTGCGCGAGGCCGTGGTGCAACATCGCGAACCGTTCCCGGCGCGGCTCGTGGCCGAACAGCACCGGCCAGTCGAGCATCAGCCGCGACAGATGCTCCTGCGCGGTTTCCGCCGCGACCGTGCGCTCGTCGTCGCGCGCTTCGCTGCGCGCCGCCCCTTCCGCACCCGCGGCGACGAATGCCGCCAGCGCGACGACCGTCTGCGCCCGAGGAGCCGTTCGGCACAGCCCGGGAAGTCGCGCCAGCGCCTCCCCGACCGTGCACCCGACGAGCTGCCGCGTATCGAGCGGGCGGGAATCGAGGATGGCCGGCGCGGTGACACGCTCGCCATCCCATCTCGCCTCGATGTGCAGCGGCTCGCGCAGCGCGCGCCGCTCCCGAAGTCCTTGCCCGGTTGCCGCCTTCGCCGCCGGGACGGGAATTCCGACACTGCGGGCCCCCGCTACCACACCCTCGAACATGCATCCTCCTTGCCCCAATGTCGGCATCCGCCCTCCGCCGTCACGGCGACCGGCTCACGAGACGCAGCGCAGACGGCGGGAGGTCATGATATGCGCCCAAGTGGCCAGCGGGAAAGTCCGGGCGGCGATCGAGGGACTGCGCCTGCGACGAAGGCCGCGCTGCGCGGAGCCGCCTCAGCGCGACTCGTCTTCCAATCAATGCGTCACCCCGGTAGAATTCGCGCCGTCATCAGGGAGTAGCCGCCTGCGAGCCTTCGCAGGGACCACGTCAACAGACTTGCGCGTCGCGCATGGCGTGGCC
Coding sequences within it:
- a CDS encoding hemerythrin domain-containing protein → MRKLSPSATHMIRTDHSHVLSVFHQYETDTSPQTKKALVNSACLSLEIHAQLEEEIFYPAMRQAMAESATVDKSVSEHEEMRRLITQLRGMEPTDPQYDETFMSLMRDVLHHAAEEETIMLPKAERLLGNRLAELGAEMMKRRLELSAPHAGEIAMNGVRTMQTGTLVMTTGAAVAGAYLLKKVFERGHHHA
- a CDS encoding zinc-dependent alcohol dehydrogenase, with translation MKALCWHGKKDVRYDTVPDPRIEDPRDAIVKVTSCAICGSDLHLYDGFMMGMESGDILGHEFMGEVVEVGAADHRLKVGDRVVVPFTICCGECEQCRRGNFSVCERSNRNKALADKTFGHSTAGLFGYTHLTGGYAGGQAEYVRVPYADVAPVKITSGLSDDQVLFLGDILPTGWQAAVQCDIQPTDTVAIWGAGPVGQFAIRSAVLLGAKQVIAIDRVPERLGMAQAGGATTINCEDESVIERLNELTGGKGPEKCIDAVGMEAHATQSLDSLYDRAKQAIMLETDRPHVLREMIYVCRPAGTLSVPGVYGGLIDKLPFGALMNKGLTLRTGQTHVNRWTADLLRRIEEGQIDPTFVVTHVAALEDGPEMYKTFRDKKDGCIKVVLKP
- a CDS encoding YihY/virulence factor BrkB family protein, which produces MRKVLGYWFGVLRRTVNYWLDSDAFIHAAALAFFTVFSVAPVVIIVVSIVGAVLGEDAARGQIAAQLEQAIGPEAAQAVQTAVASSRLEATGLLPTLVGIGAMLFGATTVFAQMQRSLNAIWGVMAKPSRSSVFLLVKARLLSLMVVLAIGFVLLVSLLLSVIVNSLIAFASDWLPVPAPLLAGVETVVSLAVVTLLFGTIFRVLPDVILRWKDVALGAFVTAALFTFGRSLIALYLAKTAPASTYGAAGSLVLLLLWVNYSSLILLFGAAFTRAHREGRGLPIRPRHSAVLVHTEVVEEKVSDLEGRPPPARSSPV